From Methanobacterium congolense, one genomic window encodes:
- the cfbA gene encoding sirohydrochlorin nickelochelatase has product MDTNSSSKNKVGVVLVGHGSRLPYGKDVVSQIADIYRKNGDNLVEVGFMNMNKPSIPQAINKLAAEGAEKIVVTPVFLAHGVHTTQDIPRILGLNNGHHEEEHDHSHEHGHEHSHDDGSDEEIEFEGEIIYTEPLGADARIAEIIKDRVEAAL; this is encoded by the coding sequence ATGGATACAAATTCAAGCTCAAAAAATAAGGTTGGTGTTGTCCTTGTGGGGCATGGAAGCAGATTACCTTACGGTAAAGATGTTGTAAGCCAGATCGCAGATATTTACAGGAAAAACGGAGACAATCTAGTCGAAGTAGGATTCATGAACATGAACAAACCTTCAATACCCCAGGCAATAAACAAGCTTGCGGCAGAAGGTGCCGAGAAGATCGTTGTGACCCCAGTGTTCCTTGCACATGGAGTCCACACAACCCAGGACATACCACGCATTTTAGGTCTGAACAACGGCCACCACGAGGAAGAACATGACCACTCCCACGAACACGGTCACGAACACTCCCACGATGATGGGTCAGACGAAGAAATAGAATTTGAAGGCGAAATAATCTACACCGAACCACTAGGTGCTGATGCTAGAATCGCTGAAATAATAAAAGATAGGGTCGAAGCTGCCCTTTGA
- a CDS encoding UbiD family decarboxylase, with protein MKEFLKTLEEEFKVLKIEKEISTKYEASKILREHPRDVVIFENVAESDMRIISGVCNTREKIATAISAKVPEITGRIIHAMEHPQKIQNIESTKDNFKFSGKADLSKLPVLTHYKKDGGAYITAGVVIAKDPETGTRNASIHRMLVNDKDRLGIRIVPRNLYTYYNKAEEMDKPLEIAIAIGMNPATLLASCTSIPITADELEVANTFHNGNMNLIRCDNVDIEAPDCEILLEGKILPHERAEEGPFVDLTDTYDVVRQEPVIQLDKMHYKEDPLYHAIMPAGNEHKLLQGLPQEPRIYKAVQNTVPTVQNVVLTEGGCCWLHAAVSIKKQTQGDGKNVIMAALAAHPSLKHCVVVDEDINIFEPEDIEYAIATRVKGDDDIITVPKARGSSLDPCATPDGTTTKVGVDATKLIDKKEKFERVSMSGD; from the coding sequence ATGAAAGAGTTTCTCAAAACCCTGGAAGAAGAATTTAAGGTTCTAAAGATTGAAAAAGAGATATCAACAAAGTATGAAGCCTCTAAAATATTAAGAGAACATCCTAGGGATGTTGTTATATTTGAAAACGTTGCAGAGAGTGATATGAGAATAATCTCCGGTGTATGTAACACAAGGGAGAAGATAGCAACTGCAATATCTGCAAAAGTACCTGAGATAACTGGAAGAATAATCCATGCAATGGAACATCCCCAGAAAATCCAGAACATTGAAAGTACAAAGGATAACTTCAAATTCTCAGGAAAGGCAGACCTTTCCAAGCTCCCGGTGCTCACACACTACAAAAAGGATGGTGGGGCCTACATCACGGCAGGTGTGGTGATAGCCAAGGATCCGGAAACAGGTACCAGAAACGCATCGATACACAGGATGCTTGTAAACGACAAAGACAGGCTTGGAATCAGAATCGTTCCAAGAAACCTCTACACATACTACAATAAAGCTGAAGAAATGGATAAGCCCCTTGAGATAGCCATAGCTATTGGTATGAATCCTGCAACCCTCCTTGCATCCTGCACATCCATACCAATAACTGCAGATGAACTTGAGGTGGCAAACACCTTCCACAACGGGAACATGAACCTCATACGCTGTGATAACGTGGACATCGAAGCTCCAGACTGTGAAATACTCCTTGAAGGAAAAATACTGCCCCATGAACGGGCTGAAGAGGGACCATTCGTTGATCTGACAGACACCTACGATGTGGTGCGCCAGGAACCAGTTATACAGCTGGATAAAATGCACTACAAGGAAGATCCACTGTACCATGCAATAATGCCTGCAGGAAACGAGCATAAACTGCTCCAGGGACTACCTCAGGAACCAAGGATATACAAGGCAGTTCAGAACACGGTTCCAACTGTGCAGAACGTTGTTCTCACAGAGGGAGGATGCTGCTGGCTTCATGCAGCTGTTTCAATAAAGAAACAGACTCAAGGGGACGGTAAAAATGTGATAATGGCTGCACTTGCAGCTCATCCATCACTGAAGCACTGTGTTGTGGTTGATGAGGACATAAACATATTCGAGCCTGAAGATATTGAATATGCAATTGCAACCCGTGTGAAGGGGGATGATGACATCATAACAGTTCCTAAAGCAAGGGGTTCCTCCCTTGATCCATGTGCAACTCCAGACGGCACAACAACCAAGGTTGGGGTTGACGCAACCAAGTTGATAGATAAAAAAGAGAAGTTTGAGAGGGTTAGTATGAGCGGAGATTAG
- the ribH gene encoding 6,7-dimethyl-8-ribityllumazine synthase, which produces MVKVRIGAVVAEFNYDITHMMLELAKEHAKFLDSEVTEVIAVPGVFDMPLAVRKLLKQDDIDAVITLGAVIEGSTGHDEIVVQHASRKIADLALDYDKPVALGISGPGMTRLEAHQRVEYAKRAVEAAVKMVERLE; this is translated from the coding sequence ATGGTAAAAGTTAGAATAGGAGCCGTAGTGGCAGAATTTAACTATGACATAACTCATATGATGTTAGAATTGGCAAAAGAACATGCTAAATTCCTTGATTCTGAAGTAACAGAGGTAATAGCTGTTCCTGGTGTGTTTGACATGCCCCTTGCAGTTAGAAAACTCCTTAAACAGGACGACATCGATGCAGTTATAACCCTTGGAGCTGTTATAGAGGGCTCCACAGGTCACGATGAAATCGTTGTCCAGCATGCTTCACGTAAAATAGCAGATCTGGCACTTGATTACGACAAACCTGTTGCCCTTGGAATATCCGGCCCAGGTATGACAAGGCTTGAAGCTCATCAACGTGTGGAATACGCAAAACGTGCAGTTGAAGCTGCAGTTAAAATGGTTGAAAGATTGGAATAA
- the mmp11 gene encoding methanogenesis marker protein 11 — protein sequence MEILKPEDLKEKFKDPWVAPYKKVITMADGDRVELVEYHPCISGSQWMIYQYKRTSNLVLDSKRDGDKHTYLLKVGKADMELKPSFSAAGIEEVVVEGDEVKVVHAGLAGAGVGAAMCRGMAKGVKHVELYDVGGGSKVGRAAVVTPRMQKLVIGIDDTDTKEEGATWTLANNVGMELAKMGYDYLDHVTCQLYPHNPNKTQNCVAIALVFAVRPGDRPKVVEKVFDILKKATLSDKTAVAVMDGIKVPEKIREYGISAKKSMKTVEEAEKIGEEAGVQFIEVTGREGKIGALAALGLYNDIEEAVKVYY from the coding sequence ATGGAGATACTAAAACCAGAAGACCTTAAAGAAAAATTCAAAGATCCATGGGTTGCACCCTACAAGAAAGTCATCACAATGGCCGATGGAGACCGAGTGGAACTTGTTGAATACCATCCATGTATATCAGGGTCACAGTGGATGATTTACCAGTACAAAAGAACCAGCAACCTGGTTCTGGACTCAAAGAGAGATGGGGATAAGCACACATATCTTCTGAAGGTTGGTAAGGCAGATATGGAACTCAAACCAAGTTTTTCAGCAGCAGGAATAGAAGAAGTTGTTGTTGAAGGCGACGAAGTTAAAGTTGTCCATGCAGGCCTTGCAGGTGCAGGGGTGGGAGCTGCAATGTGCCGTGGAATGGCCAAAGGAGTTAAACACGTTGAACTCTATGATGTTGGAGGAGGTTCCAAGGTTGGAAGAGCAGCGGTTGTTACACCCCGTATGCAGAAACTCGTTATAGGAATAGACGACACTGATACCAAGGAAGAAGGAGCAACATGGACACTTGCAAATAACGTAGGTATGGAACTGGCTAAAATGGGCTACGATTACCTTGACCATGTCACGTGCCAGCTCTACCCCCACAACCCAAACAAAACCCAGAACTGCGTTGCAATAGCCCTGGTATTTGCAGTAAGACCTGGAGACAGACCTAAGGTAGTTGAAAAGGTCTTTGATATTCTTAAAAAAGCAACACTATCTGATAAAACTGCAGTAGCAGTTATGGATGGAATAAAGGTTCCTGAGAAGATAAGGGAATACGGAATATCTGCCAAAAAATCCATGAAAACGGTTGAGGAAGCTGAAAAAATAGGGGAAGAAGCAGGTGTTCAATTCATTGAAGTAACAGGGAGAGAAGGGAAGATTGGGGCTCTTGCAGCTTTAGGTCTTTACAATGATATTGAAGAGGCGGTTAAGGTTTATTATTAA
- a CDS encoding glycosyltransferase translates to MSWTILMLFLLIASLRTRKKPEDMTVSVIIPAYNESNTIEHVIGIVRSIGYVSETIVVDDGSTDGTAEIAERAGAKVIKHSKNKGKGAAIKTGFKKSKGDVAVFLDADLHTLTVEQVEKIIKPILNGEADITKTKFKREAGRVTELTAKPLLKFFFPELKFDQPLSGQFAAKRSFLNSINLEDDYGVDVGIVLDADVRGMRVKEVDIGKIEHVMSSLSDLNIVATEVVRTIVDRAMEYGRVTMMDSLGKAIRMGILGLSLITLGVFCIFFIRFIPLNIGLAIVGIGAAVAIFYIARIARMSFKVVRRSEVRFQTLKSFFYMHSPIIVSGLILLAMLTTLLGAVHVDDGKISIQPNSRNLIIWNQPHENQSIDVRGPYTVDSAVENEYSSLRMPQEALNTLELNYGDSIYIDNEKYSVNSTLPGEDNIIRMPYTARNYLGIQIGDSISDSDLRNVFKNLYVEKALNLSDQNITMKQGFVIKTNNEAGRTVNIYINNQKVATTLGVLKNGTYTIYVDGSAYKTIRFNDQNPNKTYSIYMGNSLIKVEIGDRVPSDMEFAQSSEGKFLNFVSS, encoded by the coding sequence TTGTCATGGACCATATTGATGCTTTTTCTTTTAATTGCATCATTAAGAACCCGGAAAAAACCTGAAGACATGACTGTTTCAGTTATAATTCCAGCTTACAATGAATCAAATACCATAGAACACGTGATTGGTATTGTAAGATCCATAGGCTACGTATCTGAAACCATAGTTGTGGACGATGGATCAACGGATGGTACTGCAGAAATAGCAGAAAGAGCAGGTGCCAAGGTTATAAAACATTCTAAAAATAAAGGAAAGGGTGCAGCCATCAAAACAGGTTTTAAAAAGTCTAAAGGAGATGTGGCCGTATTTTTAGATGCTGATCTCCATACATTAACTGTTGAACAGGTTGAAAAGATCATAAAACCTATTTTGAATGGTGAAGCCGATATAACCAAAACCAAATTCAAAAGGGAAGCAGGCAGAGTCACCGAACTAACTGCAAAACCCCTTCTGAAGTTCTTCTTCCCGGAGCTGAAGTTCGATCAACCACTGAGCGGGCAGTTCGCTGCTAAAAGAAGCTTCCTGAACAGTATAAATCTGGAAGACGATTACGGTGTTGATGTTGGAATAGTTCTGGATGCAGATGTCCGTGGGATGCGGGTTAAAGAGGTTGACATTGGTAAGATAGAGCATGTGATGTCGTCACTGAGTGATCTGAACATCGTTGCCACTGAGGTCGTTAGAACCATTGTGGACAGGGCAATGGAATATGGAAGGGTTACCATGATGGATTCCCTTGGTAAAGCCATAAGGATGGGAATCTTAGGGCTTTCACTCATCACCCTTGGTGTTTTCTGCATATTCTTCATAAGGTTCATTCCACTGAACATTGGCCTGGCCATAGTGGGAATTGGTGCAGCTGTGGCTATTTTTTACATTGCTAGAATCGCAAGGATGTCCTTTAAAGTTGTTAGAAGATCTGAGGTAAGGTTTCAAACCCTTAAATCATTCTTTTACATGCACAGCCCCATCATAGTGTCTGGACTGATACTGCTGGCTATGCTGACAACACTTCTCGGTGCAGTTCATGTTGATGATGGTAAGATCTCAATTCAACCCAACTCAAGAAACCTCATAATCTGGAATCAACCCCATGAGAACCAGAGTATTGATGTTAGAGGCCCTTACACAGTTGACAGTGCCGTTGAGAATGAGTACAGTAGTTTGAGAATGCCTCAAGAAGCCTTGAACACTCTGGAGTTGAACTATGGAGATTCCATATACATCGACAATGAGAAGTACAGCGTCAACTCAACGCTTCCAGGGGAAGACAACATCATCAGAATGCCCTACACTGCCAGGAACTATTTGGGAATTCAGATCGGGGACAGTATAAGTGACAGCGACTTGCGTAACGTTTTTAAAAATCTGTACGTTGAAAAGGCCCTGAATCTGTCCGATCAAAATATAACCATGAAGCAGGGATTTGTAATTAAAACCAACAATGAAGCAGGCAGAACCGTCAACATCTACATTAACAACCAGAAGGTTGCAACGACATTGGGTGTACTGAAAAACGGGACATATACCATTTACGTGGATGGTTCCGCCTATAAGACAATAAGATTCAACGACCAGAATCCTAATAAAACCTATTCAATTTATATGGGAAATTCCCTGATAAAAGTAGAAATTGGTGATCGTGTGCCTTCAGATATGGAGTTCGCACAGTCAAGTGAGGGTAAATTCTTGAACTTCGTTTCAAGTTAA
- a CDS encoding Zn-ribbon domain-containing OB-fold protein, translating to MKDIVRGWRHIPQRYSLIGSKCSQCGKVFFPKRVICPECRRKGKLEDIHLSGKGNIYTYSVINTPTDEFKSLAPYVVAIIELEEGAKITSQIVDCNPEEVEIGDEVELVFRKIKTEGADGVISYGYKFKLKK from the coding sequence ATGAAAGACATCGTTAGAGGTTGGCGCCATATACCACAGCGGTACAGTCTCATAGGATCAAAATGTTCACAGTGCGGAAAGGTTTTCTTCCCAAAAAGGGTTATATGTCCAGAATGCAGGCGAAAAGGTAAACTAGAGGACATACATCTTTCAGGGAAGGGAAATATATACACCTATTCCGTTATAAACACCCCAACAGATGAATTCAAAAGTCTGGCACCCTACGTGGTTGCGATCATAGAACTTGAGGAAGGTGCAAAGATAACTTCTCAGATAGTGGACTGCAACCCTGAGGAAGTTGAAATAGGCGATGAAGTTGAGTTGGTCTTTAGAAAGATAAAAACAGAAGGCGCGGACGGAGTGATCTCATATGGATACAAATTCAAGCTCAAAAAATAA
- a CDS encoding DNA alkylation repair protein: MKRSMEYKDIIAELESLSKPEEREGMARFGISPKKTYAVRMPEIRRIARKAGKDHELAAKLWDAGYRETRIMASIVEDPMMVTEEQMDEWAAEFDYWEICDQCCINLFRKTPYAYKKAFEWSNCDEEFVKRAGFALMAVMAVHDKKASNEKMMKFFPSIIRESNDNRIYVKKAVNWALRQIGKRNMNLNRKAIEVAEEIQSMDSKSAKWIAADALRELRGEKVQKKFS; this comes from the coding sequence ATGAAGAGGAGTATGGAATACAAGGATATAATTGCAGAACTGGAATCTCTCTCCAAACCAGAGGAAAGGGAAGGCATGGCCAGATTCGGAATAAGTCCTAAAAAGACTTACGCTGTTAGAATGCCTGAAATCAGACGTATAGCACGTAAGGCTGGGAAGGACCATGAACTTGCAGCCAAACTCTGGGATGCAGGTTACAGGGAAACCAGGATCATGGCTTCCATAGTGGAGGATCCCATGATGGTCACTGAGGAGCAGATGGACGAATGGGCTGCTGAATTCGATTACTGGGAGATCTGCGACCAGTGCTGCATCAACCTCTTCAGAAAAACACCCTACGCATATAAAAAAGCCTTTGAATGGAGTAATTGTGATGAAGAATTCGTTAAAAGGGCAGGATTTGCTCTCATGGCAGTTATGGCTGTGCACGATAAAAAGGCATCCAACGAGAAAATGATGAAGTTTTTCCCTTCAATAATCCGAGAATCAAATGACAATAGGATCTACGTTAAAAAGGCGGTTAACTGGGCTTTAAGGCAGATAGGCAAGCGTAATATGAACCTCAACAGAAAGGCCATTGAAGTTGCTGAGGAGATCCAGAGTATGGATTCTAAAAGTGCTAAATGGATAGCTGCAGATGCTTTGAGGGAGTTGAGAGGTGAAAAGGTTCAGAAAAAATTTAGTTAA
- the thiL gene encoding thiamine-phosphate kinase yields MKISDLGEKELIKRLLKRSQKFQSHPLFLNTFLDDKSFKSRSDDAALIDLGENYLVATSDMLMQSSHFPPQMTAHQIGKKVVTVNVSDIAAMGADTIGMIISMGLPSSMPLDYFDQMVEGILEACKDYGMVLIGGDTNESSELTLCGTCIGMVAKENVLMKEGIKPGDVVAVTGELGLAAAGFELLIQELEGSDENSFDEDFEENSEEDFNSNDNNSLDVFKDTALKHALEPHARLEEGVLLGKTGYLTSATDITDGLLSEVGELMDANPGIGMKLHQSRIPMDPELFKLADALGKDPLELALSYGEDFELLLTVKKERFHELKKVVNEAFEGKVILHEIGMADSSGRISMIDKDKKTKILTARGYQHLTDSS; encoded by the coding sequence ATGAAAATTTCTGACCTTGGGGAAAAGGAATTAATAAAAAGACTCCTCAAAAGGAGCCAAAAATTCCAATCCCACCCCCTTTTTTTAAATACCTTTCTTGATGACAAATCATTTAAAAGCAGAAGCGATGATGCAGCACTCATAGATCTGGGTGAAAACTATCTCGTTGCAACGTCAGACATGCTGATGCAGTCGTCCCACTTCCCCCCTCAAATGACAGCACACCAGATAGGGAAGAAAGTTGTAACAGTTAACGTCAGCGACATTGCAGCCATGGGCGCAGATACCATAGGTATGATAATTTCAATGGGACTGCCCAGTTCAATGCCCCTTGATTACTTCGACCAGATGGTTGAAGGCATTCTCGAGGCATGCAAAGATTATGGAATGGTTCTCATTGGAGGAGATACCAACGAATCATCAGAACTAACACTCTGCGGGACCTGCATCGGCATGGTTGCAAAGGAAAATGTGCTGATGAAGGAAGGAATCAAACCCGGTGATGTTGTTGCAGTCACAGGGGAGCTTGGTCTTGCTGCTGCAGGTTTTGAGCTTTTGATCCAGGAACTTGAAGGATCTGATGAGAACAGCTTCGATGAGGATTTTGAAGAAAATTCTGAAGAAGATTTTAATTCCAATGATAATAATTCCCTAGACGTTTTCAAGGATACTGCCCTTAAACACGCACTTGAACCCCATGCAAGGCTTGAAGAAGGAGTTTTACTTGGAAAAACTGGTTACTTAACATCTGCAACCGATATAACTGATGGACTTCTAAGCGAAGTGGGGGAGTTAATGGATGCAAATCCGGGGATTGGAATGAAACTCCACCAAAGCAGGATCCCCATGGATCCAGAACTGTTTAAACTGGCTGATGCTCTGGGTAAAGATCCACTGGAACTTGCCTTAAGCTATGGAGAAGATTTCGAACTTCTTTTAACTGTAAAGAAGGAAAGGTTTCATGAACTTAAGAAGGTTGTAAATGAAGCCTTTGAAGGGAAGGTCATCCTTCATGAAATTGGAATGGCGGATTCATCCGGCAGGATCAGCATGATAGATAAGGATAAAAAAACAAAAATATTAACAGCAAGAGGGTACCAGCACTTAACTGATTCCAGTTAA
- the purE gene encoding 5-(carboxyamino)imidazole ribonucleotide mutase, producing MEPRVMIILGSASDFPIAEKAVNILETLEVPYDVRVASAHRTHDKVKRIVKESTEGSVEVFIGIAGLSAHLPGIMAANTHKPVVGVPVNVKFGGLDALFATVQMPIGAPVASVGVDRGENAAILAAQIIGAHDEEVRKRLSNMRRNFFFKIKDDEEKLEGKLNGTFYSKKEFSPKSKPQENYREVFDDPGYPDVAVISGSHSDMKVAKKTTMFLDKMNISYDSTVVSPIRNPEKFERYMDEMRGVKLYIAISGLSAHVTGAVVAHTEKPVIGVPCAIKMEGMDALLSMVNMPPGVPVGTMGIDSGSNAALFAAEILGLGDSTVKNDLLRFKNNMSYVR from the coding sequence ATGGAACCACGGGTTATGATAATACTTGGAAGTGCATCTGATTTTCCAATAGCAGAGAAGGCAGTGAATATTCTGGAGACTCTGGAGGTACCCTATGACGTCAGGGTGGCTTCAGCACACAGAACCCATGATAAGGTTAAGAGGATAGTCAAAGAATCTACTGAAGGTAGTGTGGAGGTTTTCATTGGAATTGCAGGACTTTCTGCTCATCTGCCGGGAATCATGGCTGCAAACACCCACAAACCAGTTGTGGGCGTCCCTGTTAATGTTAAATTTGGAGGTCTCGATGCACTGTTTGCAACGGTTCAGATGCCAATAGGTGCACCAGTTGCATCTGTAGGTGTTGACAGGGGTGAAAATGCAGCGATACTCGCAGCACAGATAATAGGGGCACACGACGAAGAGGTGCGGAAAAGACTTTCCAACATGCGCAGAAACTTCTTCTTCAAAATAAAGGACGATGAGGAAAAACTTGAAGGAAAACTCAATGGAACTTTCTATTCAAAGAAGGAGTTCAGTCCAAAATCAAAACCCCAAGAAAATTACAGGGAAGTCTTTGATGATCCAGGTTATCCTGACGTGGCAGTGATATCTGGAAGTCATTCAGACATGAAGGTGGCTAAAAAAACCACGATGTTCCTTGATAAGATGAATATAAGCTATGATTCAACTGTTGTATCCCCGATAAGAAATCCTGAGAAATTTGAAAGGTACATGGATGAAATGAGAGGAGTTAAACTTTACATAGCCATATCAGGGCTTTCAGCCCATGTAACTGGCGCTGTGGTTGCCCACACAGAAAAACCAGTTATAGGCGTCCCATGTGCCATAAAAATGGAAGGAATGGATGCATTGCTCTCAATGGTCAACATGCCTCCAGGGGTCCCTGTTGGAACAATGGGTATAGATTCAGGGTCTAATGCAGCATTATTTGCAGCCGAAATCCTTGGATTGGGAGATTCAACTGTAAAGAATGATCTTCTGAGGTTCAAAAACAACATGAGCTATGTGAGATGA
- a CDS encoding cysteine desulfurase yields the protein MQERDEIDIRPDFPLLEESIYLDAASTTPTPKAVVEAMCDYFYNYNVNTGRGAYKLAVKATNEFEKARSRISKFINAKPTEIFFTKNTTEAVNLVARGLPFKKGDSIVLPNIEHHSNFLPWLRLKEKGVDVRIVKADEYGIVHPEDIEAAVDKTTKLITTTHVSNAIGSVQPIHELGKIASENEVLFMVDAAQSAGHMKLDVRDIGADFVSFPGHKGLLGPVGTGFLYCKDEHAEELEPLNLGGGTVLDVKEGSFELEAVPARFEGGTQNIAGVIGLGAAVKYLEKIGLDRIERHSRKLTDMMYEGVSSMDNTTVYGSPENIYGIVAFNIDGVNAHDVAKILDELKNICVRSGHHCAIPAIRHLGAYELGGSVRASVHYYNTEEEIQTFIESLEEISKFLGD from the coding sequence ATGCAAGAAAGAGATGAAATTGATATAAGACCGGATTTTCCTTTACTTGAAGAATCAATTTATTTAGATGCTGCAAGCACTACACCAACCCCAAAAGCCGTTGTTGAGGCAATGTGCGACTACTTCTACAACTACAACGTTAACACCGGCCGGGGGGCCTACAAGTTAGCAGTCAAGGCAACGAATGAATTTGAAAAGGCAAGATCCCGTATTTCAAAGTTCATAAATGCCAAACCAACCGAGATATTCTTCACCAAGAACACAACAGAAGCTGTGAACCTAGTTGCAAGGGGATTACCCTTCAAAAAGGGAGATTCCATTGTTCTTCCTAACATAGAACACCACTCCAACTTCCTGCCATGGCTCAGGCTCAAGGAAAAGGGGGTTGATGTGAGGATAGTTAAGGCTGACGAATATGGAATCGTTCACCCTGAAGATATTGAAGCTGCAGTTGACAAAACAACCAAACTCATAACAACAACCCATGTTTCAAATGCCATAGGTTCTGTGCAGCCCATTCATGAACTAGGGAAAATCGCCTCTGAAAATGAAGTCTTGTTCATGGTTGATGCAGCCCAATCAGCAGGACACATGAAACTGGATGTGAGGGACATAGGTGCAGACTTTGTTTCATTCCCAGGACACAAAGGACTTTTAGGCCCTGTTGGAACAGGATTTCTCTACTGCAAGGATGAACATGCCGAAGAATTGGAACCCCTCAATCTTGGTGGTGGAACTGTTTTGGATGTCAAAGAGGGCAGTTTTGAACTTGAAGCGGTTCCTGCACGATTTGAAGGAGGAACCCAGAACATTGCAGGTGTGATAGGTCTTGGTGCAGCTGTGAAGTACCTTGAAAAGATAGGGCTGGACAGGATTGAGAGACACAGCAGAAAGCTGACTGATATGATGTACGAGGGTGTCAGCAGCATGGACAACACCACGGTCTATGGAAGTCCAGAAAATATTTATGGTATAGTAGCCTTCAATATAGATGGAGTAAACGCACACGATGTTGCCAAGATCCTTGACGAACTCAAAAACATATGCGTCAGGAGCGGACACCACTGTGCAATCCCTGCCATAAGACACTTGGGGGCCTATGAACTCGGTGGAAGTGTCAGGGCATCGGTACATTACTACAACACAGAGGAAGAGATTCAAACATTCATTGAATCCCTTGAAGAAATTTCTAAATTCCTTGGAGATTAA
- the amrS gene encoding AmmeMemoRadiSam system radical SAM enzyme produces the protein MKKEAILYEKIGKSLNCKVCQRRCIISEEKEGFCNMRRNEAGKLYSLNYAAASSVSVDPIEKKPLFHFYPGSTSFSLGSLGCNFRCKHCQNWTISQADLGTIPTQEILPEEAVNLAKEYGCRSISWTYNEPTMWFEYTLDSAKLAHKENIKTVYVTNGYMTEEALDTIAPYLDAANVDLKGMSEEFYKDLCDARLQPVLETIKNMYDMGIHLEVTNLMIPTYNDSDEDIRALIKFMVEEVGVEVPLHFTRFFPYYKLDHLPPTEIATLEKAHKMAKDAGMKYVYVGNVPFTDGENTYCPECGELLIKRDGFDVVGDRVKKGKCSSCGAGIDIIY, from the coding sequence ATGAAAAAGGAAGCCATTCTTTATGAAAAAATTGGAAAATCCCTTAACTGTAAAGTCTGTCAAAGACGCTGCATAATTTCAGAGGAAAAGGAAGGTTTCTGCAACATGCGCAGAAACGAAGCTGGGAAACTCTACAGCCTCAACTACGCTGCAGCCTCATCTGTTTCAGTGGACCCAATAGAGAAAAAACCACTGTTCCATTTCTACCCAGGTTCAACATCATTCTCCCTTGGAAGTTTGGGCTGCAACTTCCGATGCAAGCACTGCCAGAACTGGACCATATCTCAGGCAGATCTTGGAACCATTCCAACCCAGGAAATACTTCCAGAAGAAGCTGTGAATCTTGCAAAGGAGTACGGTTGCAGATCAATATCCTGGACCTACAACGAACCAACCATGTGGTTCGAGTACACCCTGGACTCTGCAAAGTTAGCCCACAAGGAAAATATAAAGACCGTTTACGTTACAAACGGCTACATGACAGAAGAAGCCCTTGATACCATAGCACCCTACCTTGATGCTGCAAACGTTGATCTCAAGGGAATGTCAGAGGAGTTCTACAAAGATCTGTGTGATGCCAGGCTTCAGCCGGTTCTTGAAACCATTAAAAATATGTATGATATGGGAATTCACCTTGAAGTCACGAACCTCATGATTCCCACCTACAACGACTCTGATGAGGATATCCGTGCCCTTATCAAGTTCATGGTGGAAGAAGTTGGGGTTGAAGTTCCACTGCACTTCACACGGTTCTTCCCCTACTACAAACTGGACCATCTGCCCCCAACTGAAATTGCAACCCTGGAAAAAGCCCATAAAATGGCCAAAGATGCAGGTATGAAGTACGTTTACGTTGGCAACGTTCCATTCACAGATGGTGAAAACACCTACTGCCCTGAGTGCGGTGAACTCCTCATAAAGAGAGATGGATTCGATGTGGTTGGAGACAGGGTGAAGAAGGGGAAGTGTTCCAGCTGCGGGGCTGGGATCGACATAATCTATTAG